From Amphiprion ocellaris isolate individual 3 ecotype Okinawa chromosome 2, ASM2253959v1, whole genome shotgun sequence, a single genomic window includes:
- the cbr4 gene encoding carbonyl reductase family member 4: MSRLAVVCGGSRGIGKAVSRLLAERGCRLAVLSRNQDAAQAAVASLHGADHMAFSCDISKEQEVQKTFETIQKTCGNISYLVNAAGINRDALLLRTKPEDMVALLHTNLLGSMLTCRAALRSMMHTQGAAIVNIGSVVGLKGNAGQCVYSATKAGLEGFTRSLAKEVASRNIRVNLLAPGFIHTDMTAGLKEDDGARFIPLGRFGKPEEVAQAVLFLLESPYVTGQVLVVDGGLQLAM, encoded by the exons ATGTCCAGGCTGGCTGTGGTCTGTGGAGGCTCCAGGGGGATTGGGAAGGCTGTGTCCCGCCTGCTGGCAGAGAGGGGCTGCAGGTTGGCCGTTCTCTCCAGAAACCAAGATGCTGCCCAGGCCGCTGTGGCATCGCTACATGGAG ctgaCCACATGGCTTTCAGCTGTGACATCTCCAAAGAGCAGGAGGTGCAGAAAACCTTTGAAACCATCCAGAAAACTTGTGGGAACATCTCTTATCTTGTGAATGCAGCTGGCATCAACAG GGATGCTCTGTTACTGAGGACCAAACCAGAAGACATGGTGGCTCTGCTTCACACCAACCTGCTGGGCTCCATGTTGACCTGCAGGGCAGCACTTCGCAGTATGATGCACACACAGGGAGCAGCTATCGTTAACATAG GCTCTGTTGTGGGCCTGAAAGGGAATGCTGGTCAGTGTGTCTACAGTGCAACTAAAGCTGGTCTAGAGGGCTTCACTCGCTCTTTGGCTAAAGAAGTCGCTTCACGCAATATCAGGGTGAACCTACTGGCTCCAG GTTTCATTCATACCGACATGACCGCAGGGCTAAAGGAAGACGATGGAGCGCGCTTCATCCCTCTGGGCAGATTTGGGAAGCCGGAGGAGGTAGCCCAAGCTGTGCTCTTCCTTTTGGAGTCTCCCTACGTTACAGGACAAGTGCTGGTGGTGGATGGAGGGCTGCAGCTGGCCATGTAA